A single region of the Pristis pectinata isolate sPriPec2 chromosome 25, sPriPec2.1.pri, whole genome shotgun sequence genome encodes:
- the fzd2 gene encoding frizzled-2, whose product MHFNVFLCGLITLSLLPSNFLRAHGQFQGERGISIPDHGFCQPISIPLCTDIAYNQTIMPNLLGHTNQEDAGLEVHQFYPLVKVQCSPELKFFLCSMYAPVCTVLEQAIPPCRSICERARQGCEALMNKFGFQWPERLRCENFPVHGTEQLCVGQNRSEEGSPTTVPTVADNDLGTPNPPRYNRDQPFNCPRALKVPSYLSYKFLGEKDCAAPCEPSKSNGYMFFNDEEIKFARIWILIWSSLCCASTLFTVTTYLVDMQRFRYPERPIIFLSGCYTMVSIAYIAGFILEDKVVCNERFAEDTYKTVVQGTKKEGCTILFMMLYFFSMASSIWWVILSLTWFLAAGMKWGHEAIEANSQYFHLAAWAVPAVKTITILAMGQIDGDLLSGVCFVGLNSIDPLRGFVLAPLFVYLFIGTSFLLAGFVSLFRIRTIMKHDGTKTEKLEKLMVRIGVFSVLYTVPATIVIACYFYEQAFREQWEKSWISQTCKSYAIPCPIHYYPRMTPDFTVYMIKYLMTLIVGITSGFWIWSGKTLHSWRKFYTRLTNSKHGETTV is encoded by the coding sequence ATGCATTTCAACGTGTTCCTGTGCGGACTGATTACTCTTTCGCTGCTTCCTTCCAACTTCCTGAGAGCCCACGGCCAGTTTCAGGGAGAAAGGGGGATCTCCATCCCGGACCACGGTTTCTGCCAACCCATCTCCATTCCACTCTGCACGGACATCGCCTACAACCAGACCATCATGCCCAATTTACTGGGGCATACCAACCAAGAGGACGCCGGGCTGGAAGTCCACCAGTTTTACCCGCTGGTGAAAGTGCAGTGCTCCCCCGAGCTGAAATTCTTCCTGTGTTCTATGTACGCTCCGGTCTGCACCGTGCTGGAGCAGGCGATCCCTCCATGCCGCTCTATCTGCGAGCGGGCGAGGCAAGGCTGCGAGGCTCTGATGAACAAGTTCGGCTTCCAGTGGCCCGAGAGGTTGCGTTGCGAGAACTTCCCCGTGCACGGCACCGAGCAACTGTGCGTGGGTCAGAACCGCTCGGAGGAAGGCAGCCCCACCACTGTCCCCACCGTTGCCGACAACGACCTGGGCACCCCTAACCCGCCCCGCTACAACCGCGACCAGCCCTTCAACTGCCCCCGAGCCCTCAAAGTCCCCTCGTACCTCAGCTACAAGTTCCTGGGCGAGAAAGACTGCGCGGCGCCCTGCGAGCCCTCCAAGAGCAACGGCTACATGTTCTTCAACGACGAAGAGATCAAATTCGCCCGCATATGGATCCTGATTTGGTCTTCGCTCTGCTGCGCCTCCACTTTATTCACCGTGACCACCTACTTGGTGGACATGCAGAGATTCCGCTACCCGGAGCGGCCCATCATCTTCCTGTCCGGCTGCTACACCATGGTGTCCATCGCCTACATCGCGGGCTTCATCCTGGAAGACAAGGTTGTGTGCAACGAGAGGTTCGCCGAGGACACTTACAAGACCGTGGTGCAAGGGACTAAGAAGGAAGGCTGCACCATCCTCTTCATGATGCTCTACTTCTTTAGCATGGCCAGTTCCATCTGGTGGGTCATCTTGTCTCTCACTTGGTTTCTGGCGGCCGGCATGAAATGGGGCCACGAAGCCATCGAGGCCAATTCTCAGTACTTTCACCTGGCCGCTTGGGCGGTGCCGGCCGTCAAGACCATCACCATCCTGGCCATGGGTCAGATCGACGGCGACCTCTTGAGCGGAGTGTGCTTCGTCGGCCTGAACAGCATCGACCCGTTGCGGGGATTCGTGCTGGCGCCGCTCTTTGTCTACCTGTTCATCGGCACCTCCTTCCTGCTGGCCGGCTTCGTCTCCCTCTTCCGAATCCGGACCATCATGAAACACGACGGCACCAAGACGGAGAAGCTGGAGAAACTGATGGTGAGGATCGGGGTGTTCAGCGTGCTCTACACCGTGCCCGCTACCATTGTGATTGCATGTTATTTCTACGAGCAGGCGTTCAGGGAGCAATGGGAAAAAAGTTGGATCAGCCAAACTTGCAAAAGCTACGCCATCCCCTGCCCCATTCACTACTACCCCAGGATGACTCCAGATTTCACTGTGTACATGATCAAGTATCTGATGACCCTGATCGTGGGCATCACGTCTGGCTTTTGGATCTGGTCGGGAAAGACTTTACATTCCTGGCGCAAGTTTTACACCAGACTCACCAACAGCAAACACGGAGAGACAACCGTGtga